A genomic window from Phoenix dactylifera cultivar Barhee BC4 chromosome 7, palm_55x_up_171113_PBpolish2nd_filt_p, whole genome shotgun sequence includes:
- the LOC103715555 gene encoding uncharacterized protein LOC103715555, which translates to MGCFFSRGSSQQFDGVRVIHINGYVEDFAGTVTAGQVTGKPPKHVLCTSAHLLSIGSQPIRPDDPLEPGLLYFLLPHSVFQSDSSLVDLASLMTRLTAIARRGGPAPAGCLQPVSGSGKLGPGNNGPWRPRARTWKPKLDPIEERCLGRSIGRESYKSPSLSRSPDRNKRPET; encoded by the coding sequence ATGGGCTGCTTCTTTTCTCGCGGCTCATCGCAGCAGTTCGATGGCGTGCGGGTAATCCACATCAACGGCTACGTGGAGGACTTCGCCGGAACGGTGACGGCGGGCCAGGTCACCGGGAAGCCCCCCAAGCACGTGCTGTGCACCTCGGCCCACCTCCTCTCCATCGGCTCCCAACCAATCCGGCCCGACGACCCGCTCGAACCGGGCTTGCTCTACTTCCTCCTTCCACACTCCGTCTTCCAGTCCGACTCGTCGCTGGTAGACCTCGCCTCCCTCATGACCCGCCTCACCGCCATCGCCCGGCGGGGCGGACCGGCCCCGGCCGGGTGCTTACAGCCCGTCAGTGGTTCCGGGAAGCTTGGCCCGGGGAATAATGGGCCGTGGCGCCCGAGGGCCCGGACGTGGAAACCCAAGCTGGACCCGATCGAGGAGCGGTGTCTCGGGCGGTCCATCGGCAGGGAGTCCTACAAAAGCCCCAGCCTCAGCCGCAGCCCCGATCGGAACAAACGTCCGGAAACGTGA